In Nocardioides sp. InS609-2, a single genomic region encodes these proteins:
- a CDS encoding mycothione reductase yields the protein MGDPKRYDLIVIGAGSGNTVVDDRFSSWRVAIIERAAYGGTCLNRGCIPSKMFVVPADRAREAADGARLDVRTSYDGVGWAALRDRVFGRTDASSRAGRDAREGLDHVDTFKGTATFTGPHTLRVALEGGDEEELTADRIVLATGSRPVVPDLPGLADVEHHTSDTVMHLEALPRTIGILGGGYVGCEFAHVFASLGSTVVQIEAEDTLLGNQDADVARLFTEHASLQWDVRTGTTVERFSQDGDAIMMHLDRGDPVTVDTLLVCVGRRPNSDGLGLEAAGIEVDDNDRVVVDEHQHTSAESVWALGDISSHHPLKHVANHEARVVQHNLLHPADPVEADHRYVPNAVFTSPQIGGVGLTEAEAREQGIDVAVATSTYAGIAYGWALEADDEGWFCKLVADRSTGLLVGAHLIGPLAATLVQPLITAMCLEQPVAGLARSQYWIHPAPTEVVEQALLALEKELSAGR from the coding sequence ATGGGCGACCCGAAGCGCTACGACCTGATTGTGATCGGCGCCGGCTCCGGCAACACCGTCGTGGACGACCGCTTCTCGTCGTGGCGGGTGGCGATCATCGAGCGCGCCGCCTACGGCGGCACCTGCCTCAATCGGGGCTGCATCCCGTCGAAGATGTTCGTGGTCCCGGCCGACCGGGCTCGGGAGGCGGCCGACGGCGCCCGCCTCGACGTACGCACGTCGTACGACGGGGTGGGGTGGGCGGCACTGCGCGACCGGGTCTTCGGGCGCACCGACGCGTCGTCGCGCGCTGGCCGCGACGCCCGCGAGGGGCTCGACCACGTCGACACCTTCAAGGGCACCGCCACCTTCACCGGTCCGCACACCCTGCGCGTGGCACTCGAAGGCGGTGATGAGGAGGAGCTGACCGCCGACCGCATCGTGCTCGCGACCGGCAGCCGGCCGGTGGTGCCCGACCTGCCCGGGCTCGCCGACGTCGAGCACCACACCAGCGACACCGTCATGCACCTCGAGGCGCTGCCGCGGACCATCGGCATCCTCGGCGGTGGGTACGTCGGCTGCGAGTTCGCCCACGTCTTCGCGTCGCTCGGGTCGACGGTGGTGCAGATCGAGGCCGAGGACACGCTCCTGGGCAACCAGGACGCCGACGTCGCACGGCTCTTCACCGAGCACGCGTCGCTCCAGTGGGACGTGCGCACCGGCACCACGGTCGAGCGGTTCAGCCAGGACGGCGACGCGATCATGATGCACCTCGACCGTGGCGACCCGGTCACCGTCGACACCCTGCTGGTCTGCGTCGGTCGTCGCCCCAACTCCGACGGACTGGGGCTCGAGGCCGCCGGCATCGAGGTCGACGACAACGACCGGGTCGTCGTCGACGAGCACCAGCACACCTCCGCCGAGAGCGTGTGGGCGCTGGGTGACATTTCCTCCCACCACCCGCTCAAGCACGTCGCCAACCACGAGGCGCGCGTGGTGCAGCACAACCTGCTCCACCCGGCCGACCCGGTCGAGGCCGACCACCGCTACGTCCCCAATGCGGTCTTCACCTCCCCCCAGATCGGAGGCGTCGGGCTCACCGAGGCAGAGGCGCGCGAGCAAGGGATCGATGTCGCGGTGGCCACGAGCACGTACGCCGGCATCGCCTACGGCTGGGCGCTCGAAGCCGACGACGAGGGTTGGTTCTGCAAGCTCGTCGCGGATCGGTCGACCGGACTCCTGGTCGGCGCCCACCTGATCGGCCCCCTGGCAGCGACTCTCGTGCAGCCGCTGATCACCGCCATGTGCCTCGAGCAACCCGTAGCCGGTCTGGCGCGAAGCCAGTACTGGATCCACCCCGCGCCCACCGAGGTCGTGGAGCAGGCCCTGCTCGCCCTGGAGAAGGAGCTCAGCGCAGGACGGTGA
- a CDS encoding IS1380 family transposase, whose amino-acid sequence MQLCHTPRATSAVFDDPNLVSSAGLVPVLALARSAGLQELAQAHLTVPTDKGANAGLKVSSLVAGMVAGADSIDDMALLRHGGMGRVFTNAYAPSTLGSFLRTFSFGHVRQLDAVASRFLAGLAEQAPLIVTSPDTSERVMIDIDDTIVEVHGHAKQGSGYGYSGVRGLNALLAVVSTSQSAPVIVAHRLRKGSCGSPRGAKRLVADALKTTSKLPAKSDLRPMLRADSAFYGAEVVNAALRGGADISVTVRMDPKVKAAIATIGDDAWTTIEYTDAVFDEPTNTWVSRAEVAEIPFTAFTSKKKADQVTGRLVVRRIPDLNTSAKNGQETLFDTWRFHAFFTTTDPAVAGTVAADKTHRGHAIIEQVHSDLKGSALAHLPSGKFAANAAWLVLAVIAFNLTRAAATITGPGLAKATTATIRRKLIAVPARVASSARRVTLHLPTGWPWETAWSDLFTRACGPPPAPTT is encoded by the coding sequence ATGCAACTTTGCCACACGCCCCGTGCCACGTCGGCAGTGTTCGATGATCCCAATCTCGTGTCGTCGGCCGGGCTGGTCCCGGTCCTCGCGCTGGCCCGATCCGCGGGACTCCAGGAACTGGCCCAAGCCCACCTCACTGTGCCGACCGACAAGGGCGCGAACGCGGGGTTGAAGGTGTCCTCGCTGGTCGCCGGGATGGTCGCCGGCGCGGACAGCATCGATGACATGGCGCTGCTCCGTCACGGCGGGATGGGCCGGGTGTTCACGAACGCCTACGCGCCCTCGACGCTGGGTTCGTTCCTGCGCACGTTCAGCTTCGGCCACGTCCGCCAGCTCGACGCTGTCGCCTCGAGGTTCTTGGCCGGGCTGGCCGAGCAGGCACCGCTGATCGTGACCTCACCTGACACCAGCGAGCGGGTGATGATCGACATCGACGACACCATCGTCGAGGTCCACGGGCACGCCAAGCAGGGCTCTGGCTACGGCTACTCCGGCGTGCGTGGGCTCAACGCGCTGCTCGCTGTCGTGTCCACGAGCCAGTCCGCGCCGGTGATCGTGGCCCACCGGCTCCGGAAGGGATCATGTGGTTCACCGCGGGGCGCGAAACGCCTGGTCGCCGACGCGTTGAAGACCACCAGCAAACTGCCCGCCAAGTCCGATCTGCGCCCGATGCTGCGAGCCGACTCCGCGTTCTACGGCGCCGAGGTGGTCAACGCGGCGTTGCGCGGTGGCGCCGACATCTCGGTCACCGTGCGAATGGATCCCAAGGTCAAGGCGGCGATCGCCACCATCGGTGACGATGCCTGGACCACCATCGAGTACACCGACGCCGTCTTCGATGAACCCACCAACACGTGGGTCTCCCGCGCCGAGGTCGCCGAGATTCCGTTCACCGCGTTCACTTCCAAGAAGAAAGCCGACCAAGTCACCGGACGGCTCGTGGTCCGCCGGATCCCCGACCTCAACACGTCCGCCAAGAATGGTCAGGAGACGTTGTTCGACACCTGGCGCTTCCACGCCTTCTTCACCACCACAGACCCGGCCGTGGCCGGCACGGTGGCCGCGGACAAGACCCACCGCGGCCACGCGATCATCGAACAGGTCCACTCCGACCTCAAGGGCTCCGCCCTCGCGCATCTGCCATCGGGAAAGTTCGCAGCGAACGCCGCCTGGCTCGTGCTGGCCGTCATAGCGTTCAACCTGACCAGAGCAGCCGCGACCATCACCGGCCCGGGACTCGCCAAAGCCACCACCGCGACCATCCGCCGCAAGCTGATCGCCGTGCCCGCCCGGGTCGCCTCCTCGGCACGAAGAGTGACTCTGCACCTCCCGACCGGATGGCCCTGGGAGACCGCCTGGAGCGACCTGTTCACCCGGGCCTGCGGACCACCACCGGCACCGACGACCTGA
- a CDS encoding Tad domain-containing protein — protein sequence MPLIVGLAFVLIMGIVVVVDASAAYLQRQGLDTLADGAALRGADLGSVGTYEKGIPADRLDQLETQVDRAVAAYLKDSGAYEKYPGIRATSDVNETDAKVTVQLSAPLKLPLTIPGSPDEPEIAATGTAAVTVLR from the coding sequence ATCCCCCTGATCGTCGGCCTCGCGTTCGTCCTGATCATGGGGATCGTGGTCGTCGTAGACGCCTCCGCGGCGTACCTCCAGCGCCAGGGGCTCGACACCCTTGCCGACGGCGCGGCCCTCCGCGGCGCTGACCTCGGCTCGGTAGGCACCTACGAGAAGGGCATCCCCGCCGATCGCCTCGACCAGTTGGAGACCCAGGTCGACCGGGCGGTCGCGGCGTACCTGAAGGACTCCGGCGCCTACGAGAAGTACCCCGGCATCCGAGCCACGTCCGACGTCAACGAGACCGACGCCAAGGTGACCGTGCAGCTGAGTGCGCCACTGAAGCTCCCGCTGACCATCCCTGGCTCTCCCGACGAGCCGGAGATCGCGGCCACCGGCACCGCGGCGGTCACCGTCCTGCGCTGA
- the prfB gene encoding peptide chain release factor 2: MAGTDFDAEIKTLQATMKTIGQVLDLDAMRTEIADLGEQVAAPDLWDNQDNATRVTGRLSTLQGELDKFTGLDGRIEDLAIMVEMATEEGDSATLEDSERELLRIKKSVESLEIRTLLNGEYDVREALVSIRSGAGGVDAADFAEMLMRMYTRWAEQHNYPVEVYETSYAEEAGLKSATFAIHAPYAYGTLSVEAGTHRLVRISPFDNQGRRQTSFAAVEVVPVLEQTDEIDIPDEEIRTDVYRSGGPGGQSVNTTDSAVRLTHIPTGTVVSCQNEKSQLQNKASAMVVLKAKLLALKKAEEKAHLDGMRGDVQASWGDQMRNYVLNPYQIVKDLRTGYESGNPSSVFDGDIDPFIEAGIRWRRGAERAEA; encoded by the coding sequence GTGGCAGGCACCGACTTCGACGCAGAGATCAAGACGCTTCAGGCGACCATGAAGACCATCGGTCAGGTCCTCGACCTGGACGCGATGCGCACCGAGATCGCCGACCTCGGCGAGCAGGTCGCCGCACCTGACCTCTGGGACAACCAGGACAACGCAACCAGGGTCACCGGCCGCCTCTCCACGCTCCAGGGCGAGCTCGACAAGTTCACCGGACTCGACGGCCGCATCGAGGACCTCGCGATCATGGTCGAGATGGCTACCGAGGAGGGCGACTCCGCCACCCTCGAGGACTCCGAGAGGGAGCTCCTGCGGATCAAGAAGTCCGTCGAGTCCCTCGAGATCCGCACCCTCCTCAACGGTGAGTACGACGTCCGCGAGGCGCTGGTCAGCATCCGCTCGGGCGCCGGGGGAGTGGATGCCGCCGACTTCGCCGAGATGCTGATGCGCATGTACACACGCTGGGCCGAGCAGCACAACTACCCCGTCGAGGTCTACGAGACCTCCTACGCCGAGGAAGCCGGCCTCAAGTCGGCGACGTTCGCGATTCACGCGCCGTACGCCTACGGCACGCTGTCGGTCGAGGCCGGCACACACCGCTTGGTGCGCATCAGCCCCTTCGACAACCAGGGCCGCCGACAGACCAGCTTCGCCGCGGTCGAGGTGGTGCCGGTGCTCGAGCAGACCGACGAGATCGACATCCCCGACGAGGAGATCCGCACCGACGTCTACCGGTCGGGCGGCCCCGGCGGCCAGTCGGTCAACACCACCGACTCCGCGGTGCGGCTGACCCACATCCCCACCGGCACCGTCGTCTCCTGCCAGAACGAGAAGAGCCAGCTGCAGAACAAGGCCAGCGCCATGGTGGTGCTGAAGGCCAAGCTGCTGGCGCTGAAGAAGGCCGAGGAGAAGGCCCACCTCGACGGCATGCGCGGCGACGTACAGGCGTCGTGGGGTGACCAGATGCGCAACTACGTGCTCAACCCGTATCAGATCGTCAAGGACCTGCGCACCGGCTACGAGAGCGGCAACCCCAGCTCGGTCTTCGACGGCGACATCGATCCGTTCATCGAGGCCGGCATCCGCTGGCGCCGGGGTGCCGAGCGCGCCGAGGCCTGA